Proteins from one Astatotilapia calliptera chromosome 8, fAstCal1.2, whole genome shotgun sequence genomic window:
- the LOC113028223 gene encoding E3 ubiquitin-protein ligase TRIM21-like, translating to MASGSSLFSEDQFLCPICLDVFTRPVSTPCGHNFCMLCIETYWKDAQVCRCPVCNHAFERRPDLKVNTFISELASNVLSLKAKDFDTWSAHSLQASPGAGVLCGICTDTPQEAIKSCVECQTSYCDVHLAPHHLAPGLKKHTLIEPVASLEGRICEEHNKLLMWFCRDDSALLCDVCSSSRHKEHSVVPVERAYDEKKNLLEHTEGKVQRMIQERLQNVVKVKESVKLSKTETEKVTASGVQDLTDLVSEIQKSQTELIAVIEEKQKTVEQEAGGVISDMEKEITELQVTSVKLIELKQTKDQLHFLRHYPSSSVLPQTMDPSHLSFNRHLEIQHIGESLKNSVSQLRTTLNKMNTDIQKLCDRSDVSNKATLRYMQQYEVNVLLDPDTAHPLLMISDDLKQVRYSMHSGWLANQISNPSMFTEHLAVLGNRSFSSRKFYFEVYVGQKTEWCLGMAAASVQRRGSLSRDSRSGLWAMWFLENKFETFNSPDELVHFGKVERIGVFVDYDRGQISFWDTEAATLIYSFTECFFTEELYPYFNPCDNEFGSNLDPMIIVPVGESESAGLQRLTL from the coding sequence ATGGCATCTGGCAGCAGTCTCTTCTCTGAGGACCAGTTTCTGTGTCCCATCTGCCTGGATGTCTTCACTCGCCCAGTTTCCACTCCATGTGGACACAACTTCTGCATGTTGTGTATTGAAACCTACTGGAAAGATGCGCAAGTCTGTCGGTGTCCTGTCTGTAATCACGCTTTTGAAAGAAGACCGGATCTCAAGGTCAACACTTTCATTTCAGAGCTCGCGTCAAACGTCTTGTCGCTTAAAGCTAAAGATTTTGACACCTGGAGTGCTCATTCACTGCAGGCCAGCCCTGGAGCTGGGGTGCTATGTGGCATCTGTACCGACACGCCGCAAGAAGCAATTAAATCATGTGTGGAGTGTCAGACTTCATACTGCGACGTTCATCTGGCGCCTCATCACCTTGCCCCTGGACTGAAGAAGCACACGCTGATTGAACCTGTGGCGAGCCTGGAGGGGCGCATCTGTGAGGAACATAACAAGCTGCTGATGTGGTTCTGCAGAGACGACAGCGCTCTGCTGTGTGACGTCTGCTCCAGCTCCCGCCACAAGGAGCACTCTGTTGTTCCTGTGGAGCGGGCGTACGACGAGAAGAAGAACCTGCTGGAGCACACTGAGGGTAAAGTGCAGCGGATGATCCAGGAAAGGCTCCAGAACGTTGTGAAAGTGAAGGAATCAGTAAAGCTAAGCAAGACAGAAACTGAAAAGGTGACTGCCAGCGGCGTGCAGGACCTAACAGACCTGGTGTCTGAGATTCAGAAGAGTCAGACAGAGCTCATCGCGGTCATCGAGGAGAAGCAAAAAACTGTAGAACAAGAAGCAGGAGGGGTAATTAGTGATATGGAGAAGGAGATCACAGAGCTGCAGGTGACAAGTGTGAAGCTGATTGAGCTAAAGCAGACTAAAGATCAGCTCCATTTTCTCCGGCACTACCCAAGCTCCTCTGTCCTGCCTCAAACAATGGATCCTTCCCATCTCAGCTTTAACCGACACCTGGAGATACAACACATAGGCGAATCTTTGAAAAACTCCGTCTCCCAGCTGCGAACAACGCTCAACAAAAtgaacacagacatacaaaaaCTGTGCGACAGATCAGACGTGTCAAATAAAGCCACGCTCAGATATATGCAGCAGTACGAGGTGAACGTCTTGCTGGATCCGGACACGGCTCATCCTCTGCTCATGATATCGGACGACTTGAAACAAGTAAGATACAGCATGCACTCAGGATGGTTGGCAAACCAAATCTCGAACCCAAGCATGTTCACTGAGCATCTTGCAGTTCTGGGAAACAGAAGCTTCTCATCCCGCAAGTTTTACTTCGAGGTTTACGTGGGCCAGAAGACCGAGTGGTGTCTGGGCATGGCTGCTGCGTCGGTCCAGAGGAGAGGGTCACTCAGTCGGGATTCGCGTAGTGGGCTGTGGGCCATGTGGTTCCTGGAAAATAAGTTTGAAACCTTCAACTCTCCGGATGAGCTGGTACACTTTGGGAAAGTGGAGCGGATCGGGGTTTTTGTGGATTACGACCGAGGTCAAATATCATTTTGGGACACGGAGGCTGCAACACTTATTTACTCtttcactgagtgtttctttacCGAGGAGCTATATCCGTACTTTAATCCCTGTGACAATGAATTTGGCTCCAATTTAGATCCCATGATAATAGTTCCTGTTGGTGAAAGCGAGTCAGCGGGGCTTCAGAGACTCACCCTTTGa